From the genome of Psychrobacter sp. M13:
GAGGCGGCTAGCTCTTGTTGATTAGAAAGTAGCGTTTGTTGATTGAGTAGTGAATTCAAGCCAGTAGAAGTTAGCTCGTGCTCATTGATGACTTTTTGCATCACTTGCTCGCGCAGCAGCTCATCCTCACATAACAGACTATAAGCCTGAGCAATATCTATCTCACATTTAGTAAAAGCCATCTCAATATTACTCATAAAGACAGTAAAGAATGGCCAGTTCTCATTCATCTCCTGCATTAGAGCTTCATCCTGTTTGACGCTATCCAAAGCACTGCCGACGCCATACCAAGCGGGTAGCGTAAAACGTGCCAATGACCACCCAAAGACCCAAGGTATCGCACGGATAGTGGATTTGCTTGGCAGGCCTTTTTTGCGATGGGCAGGACGGGAGCCAATATTTAATAAAGAAATCTCTTGAACGGGCGTTGCTTGAGAATAAAATTTATAAAATCCTTCGGTATTATCGGTAAGCTCTCGATACTGAGCTTCGCCTGCGTCAGCTAAACGCGTAAAAAGCGCTTCGTAATCTTCTAGTTGGCTAGGCTGATCAATAAACCTTGAAGAGCTGGCTTTGAGAGCGCCAGTAATTCCCATCGTTAGCTCAAATACTGCTGTATCTGGATTGGCATATTTGGCATAAAGTACTTCACCTTGTTCAGTGAATTTGATTTGTCCCATTAAAGTGCCAGCAGGCTGCGCAGCGATAGCTTTATGGGTGGAGCCACCACCACGACTGACTGAACCACCTCGACCATGGAAAAGGCGAGTCGTGATGCCATATTGATGGGCAATGCTAGTGATGGTCTGCTGAGCGCTATAGAGCTGCCAAGCTGAGGTGATAATACCACCATCTTTAGAAGAGTCTGAGTAGCCAAGCATAATTTCTTGCAAGTTTCCTGAGTGCTCAAGCAACTGACGATAGAGCGGATTATCTAAAATCGTCGGCATGATCTTATCGATATTTTTTAGATCATCAATAGTCTCAAATAGCGGCGCAACAGGTAAAGCGGCAAACATATGACCTTCGTCTGTGATGCCAGATAATCCTGCAAACCGCATGAGTAATAGCACTTCTAACAGCTGACTAGCATTATTAGTCATGGAGATCACGTAGCTGCCAAAGGTATCCTCACCCACTAATTTTCGTAATTTTGCTACCGACTGCATCAAGGCTAGCTGCTCGCGAGTCTGATCCGTTAGATTATCGCTGTAAATAAGTGGCGTACCAGGATTACTAAGTAAGCGCGTTAGCCATTCCTGACGTTCTGTTTCGCTCAGCTGAGTATAATCAGGTAGGTTTGAGGCATTGGCGAAAATATCAGCAATGACCTCACCGTGATAGCCTGAATCTTGACGAATATCAAGTGCCGCTAGATGGAAGCCGCAAGTTTTAACTAGACGTATCAAATCCAGCAAGGCACCATCGGAATGAGCTTTGTCATGATTAGCAACGCTTTCGCGAATAAGACGTAAGTCTTCTAAAAAGTCTTGCGGCGTTGAATAGGCGCGCTTTTGAGCTTCAGGATCAGCACCTTGGCTCTGAATATGTAGAGTAGTGGCTTTGATTTTGGCAATAATTATTGAGAGTAAACGGCGATAAGGTTCATTATCATAATCATCAATATTGTAAGAGAATACTTCTTTATCAAGCTCGCTATAGTCTGCTATGCGAGCATAAACATCTGCTGCAATATCGACAATGGTGTCACTATGCACAAGCTTACGGCGTAGTTTTTTTAGCAAAACTTGATAGTGACGTAAGACCGCATTAGCATGCATTAATACGGCCATTTCTGTCGTCTCGTGAGTGACAAAAGGGTTGCCATCCCGATCACCACCTATCCAAGAGCCGAAACTCACAAAAGCGGGTAGAGGATAATCGCTCAATTCAGGATAGATATCGACAATGGCATTTTTAATATTACGATAAACTTTGGGAATCGCGGTAAATAAACTGACATCAAAGTAATGTAAACCATTATTGATCTCGTCATAAACTAAAGGCTTGCGGGTACGAACTTCATCTGATGACCATAGTAGATCAATAGTCTCTGCCGTTTTTTGCTTGGCTTGCTCGAACGCCTGGCTTCCTTCAGGCAGATCATTTAGCGCATCGCTGTGTTGATAAAGCGTCTGTAAGATATTCATAGTGGTGCGTCTACGCGCTTCGGTAGGATGCGCGGTAAACACTGGCATGAACTTCAATCGATCGATAAGCTCTTTGATCTGATTGGGCTCAATATTACGCTCACGGCACTCCAGCAAGGTATGGCGAAATGAGCCCTCCCAACTTTGATTAGACTCAGCACGTTGTGTACGACGTTGCTCGCGTAAGTAGTTTTCTTCCGTTAAGTTTGCTAAAAAGAAATAAATAGAAAAGGCACGAATAACATTTTTTAAAGTTTGATTATCTAAAGAGGCAATAAGTTCGATAAGCTGTTGTTTATTTTTGGGATTATGTTCACGGCGCTCCTGAATAAATCCGCTGCGTAAAGTTTCAATCGTGTTAACAGTATCTTCTCCAGACTGACGAGAAATCGCCTCTCCTAAAAATGATCCTAACAACCTGACACGGGTACGCAATACCTCATTATTCAACAGCATATCTGAACTCCTTATCTTTTATTGAAGTGTTTAACCTATAGTGAATTTACTTTATAGGTGTTATAGCATAACTGAAATAAAAATTGCGCCGCCTCTGGAGCACGAAGCAACCAGCAAGCGAGACAACATTTATTCCAGTCAAAGGTATTACGGGCTTTACTACTTTTATGATATATAGACGACATAAAGGATAAAATTTCTGCTTAGTCTAGGCTATATTTATTTATATTCGCTAGATAAAAAGTCCATATAGCGCTTCCATGAGCGCGTATCTGCACGCTCGTCATATCTATCACTACCGAATACCGTATAGGCGTGTCTTGCGCCACTATAAGTGACCATTTCATGAGGGACTTTTGCCGCCTCAAGTGTCTTACCAAGGGTCATAAAGCTTTCCATAGAGACAGCTTCGTCAGCAGTACCATGGAAGACTAAGATCTCGCCTTTAGTATTCTCATAGTTCTGACCCTTGGGGATATCGAAGGCGCCATGAAAAGGCACAAAGGCTTTTTGAGGAAAGCCTGCACGCGCAAGCTCTAACGCGACCGTACCACCGAAGCAGTAGCCCATTGTCACACCTTCTTGAACGTTATTACCTTGATCCTGTCCGACATTCAATGCGGCTTCAAGCAATCGACGCATTTTGGCACGATCATCATATAAAGCTCCCGTTAAGCGTTTTTTATCTTCCATTGCAGTCGGACGGACACCTGTGCCAAACATATCAGCCGCTAGCACATTGTATCCCTCTTCAGCTAGCATATCAGCGCGCTTACGTTCATAGTCAGTGACGCCATCCCAATCATGAATGAGTAATATAAAAGGCGCATTAGGCACATCAGCACGGGCGTAGTAACCTTCATAAGCTTGATTGTCTACAGTATAAGTAATGTTCTGTGTGGTAATGGCGCTCGCAGTTTGACTAACAAGTAACACCATTGCACTAATAGAGGCGCTGGCTAGCATCGATTGAGAAGGGGTTTTGGATAAACGTTGAATGAATGAAAACATAACTGACCTCACTATTTATATTAAGATAATTGGATCAAGCCGTTCTATTTAATAATGCTTTTAATATCTAAATCTACTCTAAATAATATCATAAGATAAAATACTATTGAGAATCTTTTTTATTTGTGCAAACTTTAACCAAATATCAACACGGATAGTCATGAATTTATTGAGTTTCTTGAGTAATATTATTTATCTCTTCTCTTATAGTAAACTTAAAGAATTAGAGTTAATTTAAAGTATTTCTAAAACTGAACTCATAAAATCTAGCAAGGATGGATAATGAAAAATAATATTGATCATACCGACCCAGCTCTAACCATGAATCCTGAGCGTGGCAACGGTGGTGAGACTCATCAACGTGCAGATGCTGATGGCAAAGTTCTCACTACTCAACAAGGGGTAGCTATCGCAGACAATCAAAACTCTTTGAAAGCTGGCCCGCGTGGTCCTACGCTATTAGAGGACTTTGTGTTGCGTGAAAAGATTAATCATT
Proteins encoded in this window:
- the ppc gene encoding phosphoenolpyruvate carboxylase gives rise to the protein MLLNNEVLRTRVRLLGSFLGEAISRQSGEDTVNTIETLRSGFIQERREHNPKNKQQLIELIASLDNQTLKNVIRAFSIYFFLANLTEENYLREQRRTQRAESNQSWEGSFRHTLLECRERNIEPNQIKELIDRLKFMPVFTAHPTEARRRTTMNILQTLYQHSDALNDLPEGSQAFEQAKQKTAETIDLLWSSDEVRTRKPLVYDEINNGLHYFDVSLFTAIPKVYRNIKNAIVDIYPELSDYPLPAFVSFGSWIGGDRDGNPFVTHETTEMAVLMHANAVLRHYQVLLKKLRRKLVHSDTIVDIAADVYARIADYSELDKEVFSYNIDDYDNEPYRRLLSIIIAKIKATTLHIQSQGADPEAQKRAYSTPQDFLEDLRLIRESVANHDKAHSDGALLDLIRLVKTCGFHLAALDIRQDSGYHGEVIADIFANASNLPDYTQLSETERQEWLTRLLSNPGTPLIYSDNLTDQTREQLALMQSVAKLRKLVGEDTFGSYVISMTNNASQLLEVLLLMRFAGLSGITDEGHMFAALPVAPLFETIDDLKNIDKIMPTILDNPLYRQLLEHSGNLQEIMLGYSDSSKDGGIITSAWQLYSAQQTITSIAHQYGITTRLFHGRGGSVSRGGGSTHKAIAAQPAGTLMGQIKFTEQGEVLYAKYANPDTAVFELTMGITGALKASSSRFIDQPSQLEDYEALFTRLADAGEAQYRELTDNTEGFYKFYSQATPVQEISLLNIGSRPAHRKKGLPSKSTIRAIPWVFGWSLARFTLPAWYGVGSALDSVKQDEALMQEMNENWPFFTVFMSNIEMAFTKCEIDIAQAYSLLCEDELLREQVMQKVINEHELTSTGLNSLLNQQTLLSNQQELAASLKWRNAYLDPINYIQIELLKRMREQDTSDTDNNDRLAVEDPLIRSINALAAGLRNTG
- a CDS encoding dienelactone hydrolase family protein, whose protein sequence is MFSFIQRLSKTPSQSMLASASISAMVLLVSQTASAITTQNITYTVDNQAYEGYYARADVPNAPFILLIHDWDGVTDYERKRADMLAEEGYNVLAADMFGTGVRPTAMEDKKRLTGALYDDRAKMRRLLEAALNVGQDQGNNVQEGVTMGYCFGGTVALELARAGFPQKAFVPFHGAFDIPKGQNYENTKGEILVFHGTADEAVSMESFMTLGKTLEAAKVPHEMVTYSGARHAYTVFGSDRYDERADTRSWKRYMDFLSSEYK